TGTCAAAAGTATAATAATGAAAACTGCGGCAATGAATATTATGCAAAATGTACCTCCACACTTGTGACCGACAGGACGAACAGCAATGTTGCAGCGTTTTGGAATGGTGACCGCAGCTTCTGGCCTCACTCCCGCATTGTATGCCGTACGAGATTGCAAAATAGCACAAAGGCAACTTGGATTGTTGAGTTTTTTCTCCATTATAGTGCAGCAACGCTCGGAAACAGGAGCTCTGAAATATTTAGCTGCGTATGTACATGGAGCCAGCTTCTGAGCCTCCTTCTCGATGTCATGTTTCCCACAGGGACCATAATAATTACTAGTTCCATCCACTCCATTGAACCCTGCAATGGTCATACTCACAACAAACACAAGAATGCACATGTACTTCACCGGAGTTTCCATCTCTTCAATGCAATCAAAGATTTAACGGACACTTTACAACAACTTGAACTATAACAAAAACACTTCTCAACAATTTATACCGAATCAAATAGCTGAATAAAGATGAATTCAAGCAATTACAATGGACATGGAACTAGAGAAAACGTCTTTGCTCAACTATTTGAGAACATTGATTTCAGGTGAACTGACCAGTAAGTCATATATTCCACCTTGTTTCTCTGTGTGCTCTTTCTCTAACAACCTTAAGAAACCGATCCACTGTTTAAGCATCCATACAAACTAGAATCATGCGGCCAAAGCCAAAGTCAATAAAGCAATAGAATTATAGTGCAGGAAACAATCGAATAAAGCGGCCAGCATTAGCTTATAAAAACCTAGTCTATCAATTGCCTACATGTGCCCACTTCTACTCTACCTTTCTGAGCTAATACGTATCTtgttttcagtttctttttacATTGAGTTgcattttttactttatttcccCGGGCATTCAGCTCAAAACTTGAGGATTTGGTAGAAATTCAGATCTTTCTTCATGCGGTTTTCGTATCTACCTTACCTCATCTGTCAATTCAAAAACAAACTCCAGCAATCGCCAAACACGACTCACCATTCCAAAACCTGAAGCTAATTTCTCCCCTACTAAACCAATTCTTTCAAACCAAAACAGATTTTCTCAAACTACAAGCTAAAAAGTTTAACAAACATGCTCGTTTCACATCTTTCACGACAATAAACCTCCCATTTTCGCCACGATTTCTCCTTACTCATACTAAACCACGGGAGAACAAAGGACTTGTAACAAATCTTCAGTTGACACCAATCCCGGGTTTAATCTTTGCACAACCCCTTTCtccttataaaaaaaaacaatatccCCAAAGTTTCAATCTTTATACCTTTATAGTTTAGATAGATCATACAGAAAAAcatacccaaaaaaaaaaacacagcaAATTAAGAACAATTCAAGCAACATTCTCAAAGTaccaatcttttttgtttttcacttCACCCCACTATAAAATTCCATCTAAATCATacaataaaaagaaactaaCAGAtcaaacagcaaaataaacccaaaaaacaCTGCAAATTAAAGCAACATTCACAGATTTTTTCCtctttaattcattaaaatacaTCCCAAAAGTAACATACATTCCCAAAGTTTCCAATACTTAACGAGTAAAAGCATAAAGTCCAACACAAACATAGATCAAAAGGGCAAGAGGAACCAAAATAACCAAAGGAACAACCGCCGCAAAAGCATGTCCACTCCCACAAGCTAAAGTCCCAACCTTGATCTGAACAACATTAACCAAAGCCAACATCAAAAAAACACAACCCGCAACTGACCCAGCACCCGAAACCACCATACCGACCCGAAGCAAAGTCTTATTAACATCAACATGTTCCAAAAACTCGGATCCACGGAAAGTAACATGGATGTTAAAAGTATGGGGTTTGGAAAGCTTGATTGCTTGCTTGATAGCTAAAGCTACGAGGCTGGAGAAAAGGAAAGAACTGAAGGAGTAGACAtgaaatttaatcaaatcctCGGCGATTTTTGATGTTGGGGCACATCCGCTGTTTGGTTCTACGAGTGTGTTGCTGGGATCGTATGGGTTCCAAGCTAAACCGATAAAAACGGCGAGTGTGAAAAGGGAGTTTACGTTCACGACGCTGTCCAAAGCAGTGACGTGGATGCTGGTTGTCATTGTTTTAGGACAGGGGAGAGGTTTTTACACAAGGAGACTAGATTGAGCAGATCTTTGTCTTGTTTTTCTATTATGTTGAAACTTTTATGGCGTTTTTTATTTTCCCGGAAAATGtgtagaaaagagaaaaagaaagagttgCGTAAAGAGGACGAAAATTTTCggtttgtttaaaaaaaataaaacgtcgccgtttagaaaatgatttttttttgttcagcCCATTTTTCAAGTGTATAATTTTGTCCAGATGCTTTTACTTTTTTAGCAAGCCTAGAGTGTAGTTCGACCCATAATTAAATCTagatagaaataaattaagtttaattacatttttttaattacatataaaatcgaattaatcattctaatcaatttagttgaattaaatttaattgtcttAAACAGTTTGAGTTGAAATGATAGATCAATAACGCTAGAGGATTCTTTTATTATGCCGTGGGAGACGTTATAAACTAACAAAACAGGATGTCTTAGAAAGATGATGCAAAGGAAGATCAGAATAAATTTTAGAGAACAAATGTAACGATAAGTGGTCATGATAATGATGAAAGTTGTGGTGGTTATAATGATTGTTGCatacaaaatttagaataaaattaagTATGCCAAAAGATCAACCCCATAACTTAAGATTACTTCCGAATTTTTCAATATGGCATATTGTTCCCAACTCTCAAGGGGTAATACcataatgaatgatattttattgaaaCTATTATGGATAGAAGTAGAGATAATCATCGACCAGGTCGGGCCTCAATAGAATTTTAGTCTCGAGCTTAGCCCAACCTAAAAATAGACTTAAGATTTTGTCCAAACCCAACCTAGTTTGGtagtattaattttttgtatattattctttttatataaaaacaaatttaaaaaatataatacatcaaatacacaaaattttaaaataacactaagatatgtACAGCTTAGTAAGCGAATACTTATAAAATAGTATCAAAATtaaccataaaataaaagttatacaatattcaaataataacaataaaatagtaataatataatagccAAATGACACTAGGCCAAAAAAGTTTACCTAAAGCTCACCCTATTTTGAAAACAAACCTCGATTTTTacccaaaactattttttcgGGAGCatatttttgtccaagcctCCTCTCACGGGCCGAGCCATCAAATCTAGAAAAAAGTGTTAGTAACCAAAAACAAAGTCCCCAAAAGAGAAGGTGAACATCTCATGGCCCAATTACATTCCACACACAACATCCAAGTAGATGGCAACTTGGGACCATATACATATCGGTTTTAAGGTAAAACGAAATGGTATCTATATCGAAACACAAATGGTACAAATCATCAGTATAGTACTGACTACTTTAGTTAACAGCTACGATAAAAAGTAGGctgttttaatcatataataatagctGCTTCAAATTTACTACAAGAAAGAATAACACAACcaataaaaaatatggaaatttaACTCATACACAACACTATTTTACTACGACCAGAGAAGTTTTCTGTCTTTTACTAATCAATTTGAGAAATTTTTTCTCTCAAGTGACCGTATATCGTGGAGGAATTTGTCGTGTTTTGGTCCCATTCTGGTTCGCCGATGATTGTTTCGATATGATTTGATGACCCTTTTGATTCCCTGTGTTCTCTGTACTGTTGGAGTTCTTGAGGATTGATGTACTATCTGTTGTTGGATTACCACATATCTTTGCTTTCGTATCAACCCCGAGATAATTAGTCAAGACCCTCTTCACTCCGAAGCCTCGGCGATGCGGCTTAATGATGTTGTTGTTGCTGTTGTGGTTGTTCTCCTTGAGAAAAGGAGATCTTTCTCCCTTTGCAGGGCTGATTAGCGGTGCGGGTGAAAAGCTTGGTGTAGAGATCGATGTCTTGTAGGGAGTGCTGCTGTTCAAGACTGGTACCGTATACGGGATGGAAACCTTTTTGTGTGTGATTACACTAACCGTAGGAACTGATGATAACTTGTCTGAATGCTTCGTTAAGTCATCTACATATAGCAAATCGTCAATACGTGCAACGATGTTGTATGCAAGGCTTTCCAAAACTCTTGAATAGCTTTCAAGAATGGACTTTCCAACATCCTGAAAGTTCGAAAAATAAGGTATGAATAAAAACATTCAGAGGGGATATGAAGTAGTTTTCAGGTTCGAAATTCCAAACCTTGTTGCATTGGATTTTGCTGGTATCTAATGTAGTTTGAGTCAAACCCGGGAATCGTTGCTTCAAGCAAAGCAAGAGAGTTTCAGCTCTTTCTGCTAGAAATTCTCTCTTGTCTCCATCAACCATAAGGTCCTTCACCATTTCCCATGATGATTTTGCAGTGGATCGGTTTGGGTTAATAGGAGGCTTCGAATGAGATCTTCGACGCCATACATATATTGCAGCTTCTACGCGGTTTGCAATCTCGAGAGCAACATGTTCAGAGGATAAATCCAGGAAATCAAGCAAACATTCGGCCGAGAATTGATCCGAAGTAATATACCTATAAATTAGGTCACCTAAACAAGCTCTTCCATTCTGCAACAACATTTCAAGAGAGATCAAATACAAACCTTTCAGCATTGTCCGTTAGACGCAATTCATGAACATACATACCTTTGGAAGAGTATCCAAGTACGAATCCGGAACTTCCATTTCCGTTAACGAAATGCTGTTGATGGCCATTGCAGCTTTCAGTATTTGATTTGTGCACTCCCGGGTGTGATTCAATTGCTTTCTCGAATCATCACTGAGACCACCTGCAGGTACACGGGGCACGGGTAACCACCACTTCTCCTCCTGGCGTTGCAACGTTTGTCGGAAGGAAGCCGAGCCATCAGCATCGGGGGCTATAATCCCTTGATCAACATACCAGAACTCAGTGTTGGTAAAACTATCTAAGATATCCTGCACCAGCAAAAACATGAACATGttacccccccccccccaataTTACAACAACCATTAAACATAAATTCAACCATTGTTAGTTCTTACAACAAGCATGGTATCAAGTTTACGAAGCGCGGCAAGATTAATGACAATATCCGATCGAGGCCTGCAAGTCATCACCTATGAAAAATCACATGACAAACAGTTAAAATCCAAGAAACAACCCAACTTATCATCATTCAACTACAACagtgaaaattttccaaaagaTTGGAAGATGTTTTATTTTCCCATGCTTTCTCAGGAAAGAAAGTACAGATTGAGAAAGCAAAATTCAGAAATTTCACATGATCCTGaaatatttcttcattttttataaccttttaatggaccaaaacaaaatgattaaaaaatgacaaaattaccTCAAGCTTGCTTCCATCTGGAAAATTTTGCCAAGATGGTATAAGCTCAACAATATGGTCACTAACACAAACAAGCCATTCCATCTCTCTTTTCCACATGGATTTTTTCTCTTCAGATATAGGCTCCAATCTCCATAATTGCCCAAAAATAGTAGCTAAaacatagtatttttttttcaaatctaagTTAACAAATCACagataaacaaaattaattaaattgaaacaaaaaaaggcTCAAAAATCAGAAAATATATACCACAGAGATTGGTAATGGCATTTGAAATAGCCAAAGCTGTGCAAACTCCTTTTCCAGAACCTGACATATCTTCACCAAGCAACAACTTTGCAAATCTCTCCTTCATCATATCAATCTCTAAAAAATtcacacacaaaaaagaaaaaggaattagACAAAAAAGGTTCAAACTTTGGTCAAAATTAGccaaccccaaaccccaaaaacAATCTAAGAAACAAAAGATCAAACATTTTGAGCTCAAAAAAAGCATCACCACTAACCATTAATCCtagaaccaatttttttaaacttatcaaCTTGATTACCAACTTTATCATCATCCCCATTACAAACATCTGAGTTCTTTGAAGGAGTAGTAGTAATAGCTCTCCTTATAGGCCAACCCAAAAGAGGAGGTGAACCTGAACCTCTAACCTTATCAGAACTTGATCCACTTGAACTACTGTTACTACTACTCTCTTTAGACTCACCACCATTGGAACCACTCACTGATTCAGACCAATCACCTTTCTTCTTCAACAATGGCTCCATTGGGTGCTTAACTAACTAATAgctaccctttttttttaagtttttttcccCCTTGAATGCAAAGACTAAATTTTTGAGGTACCAACAGATAATAAGAGAGGGGATGAGAGAGTTAaaagatttgatttttgaaatgtcAGAAAGATAGAAAGATTGGCACGTGCCATAGGGTAACGTCtctctttgaaattttttttgaaaaaacaaaataaaaattggggttttttttttggatccGTTTGTTTTGTTGGATTTGTCTTTGTCTCTCATTTAGGATTAAAGGAGCAATTTttaatctgaaaaaaaaaaggagtaatttttaaaagaaaaataatttaaaaagctTTCGTTTTCAGTTTTGTGAGTAGAGAATACGTTGAGAATAATTGATAACAGAAGAAGTGGGCCAGTGTTAGCACGCTGTCGTTTCGTCAGCAAGTTGGACTTTTAAGACACAGCTGATGGATGTGTCAATCCATGTGAACTTACGGTTTTACCCTCCCTGGTTTTATTACGGTTGTTTTGTGAGAGGGTAAACTACGCCGTCAGTCACTAAACTAtggttaaatttttgttttgaccACTGAACTATtctaaagttttcatttaaatcactgaacttatattcaaaattttttatttaagtcattagcctattaagttttttttaaagttccgCCAGCAAGCTCCAAGCAACGATTCAATGATCGGTATAGGAGATCAGCATTCATTgacaagtagaagaacatactttAAATCCAAATCGATCTGACGGTCAAAGTCAAATATTAGAGAAAAAAGTTGGTTGAATTTTGTTTCAAGGATTTGACCTTCaaagttgttttatgaaaaaacaCTGAACTAtagaaaagaaagggaaatgGAACTTTCGATTAGTCCAAACTGTGCAAACAAAGAAAGTCATATAGCATCGATTTTAATAGTctagtaacttaaataaaaactttcgaatagttcaataaccaaattgtaactttttttagttaagtgacacATAGTTTGAGTAACTCATGgttaggggtgttcattcggttaaccgacccgaaataacattaaccgaattaaccgacctttcaaaatttttaaccattaaccgaaccgaaattttttcggttaattcggtcggttaaccgaattaaccgaaaattatatatttttatttttggttaaaaattaaccgaattaaccgaattacccgaattaaccggattacccgaattaaccggattacccgaattacccgaattaaccgaattgaatcactacataattaaattatttttagacttttagactttagttttagttttagttttagttttagaatttttttttatttattaaattatttgtaatttttatgattgggttgagttgggtaattgggttgggttgaatacatgggtttggattgggtttaggtgaatagtgggtctatttatatattataattttatttattaattttttcggttaaaccgaaaaaattcggttaaccgaccggtttcgaaccgaattaaccattAACCAACCCccaaccgaaaaaattcggttaaccgaccgataaccgaatttttttggttttacccaaattttgcaCACCTCTACTCATGGTGTAGTTCACCCTTTgtgaaaatagttattttttattttttttaacttttgtattattattttggcataatgataaatttagtcttcaatttttacatttttgtcaatttagctGTCTTTGAAGCTAAATGTACCCATTAATCTTTCAAAATAAGTcaatttacttttctttaatgaaatattgactaaaatattaatttttaataatgttagcATGATATCCCACGCGTCTTTCATGctaatatgatattatttttcttatatgtcatatcaaaaatattttaaaattaaaaatattcaaaaattataaaagtataaaagttcataaattttcaaaaaaaaagagcatGAAGTACATATTGTttgtcatgtttaaaatttaaccttttaatcaataattctattaaattaatttaacttttttgaGAGActgataatcaaatttaaattttaaaagaattgaggtcaattttaacttaaaataagaataaaaattaaattgacaaaaaatataaacgTTAAAAGATATTAAGAAATACGACAATAGTTGAGTAATCCTGTACAGAGGTAACCCTACCTTTTTTCGTTGTAGAACAGTGAATGGTTTGGCTACAATTTTAGCCTttctattatataaaattttgcaatttagtctttttactttaatttaatataatttaatccttttacttttatagCGATATTAGTTATACATCGTTaactattttcattaaaatgttaattcaaaactttttttaatctAAAGCATAAGTATATTGGATTAAGTTGtttgattataaaaaattttaaagcaccCTTAAGCATTCACTTGTCATGTAATTATTCTTTAGAAAATTATATGTCAGCCCTTTAACAAGACTAGTTAACCataacaaaatttgaactaattaataatattataaaattaagaggactaaattatgttaaattaaaatatatgatttgaattgtaaactttTCCATAATAGTCGGATCAAAATCTAAATTAGACCAtgcacttaaaaaaaaaaggaaaagaaaataacagcCTTAAAACACCTAAAAGTGTCTTAAGTTCAAGTTAAAGAAAGAACATTTaggcttagtttggatgggcggtgtgtttacctccgATGAGGTTAAAAACAGCTGTGACGGTAAGATTAAATACTATaacggtgagattagaaacaatggtggagtgtatgtttggattcaaacgcagctaTAACAGTgaggtgagaataaaaaatgactattaaggacatcagattagaattgatatataatagaattttttaaaattattttactttttaaaattattaatatatgtgaatttattaatttatttaataaaatattaaaatataaatttataataaaatatttttttctttagccATCAacgttttctattttttccatcaaaattttttttttacttttctttattcaatttattaataaatgaaaagggacAAAAAAGGCATGTAAGCTGTGtttgtaattttgaattttcaattggGCATAAATGGAGCAGTGGAAATTTTGGAGTGTGGCGCGATCTACTCCCTTCCACTGCACTGGAAGTTGGCCATCCAAAGAAGGTTTTGTCTTTGCGGTTGCGTAAATCGATAAAAAACGACTTGTCTTGATGCTAAACTAGGATCCAAAGGAGGCCTTAATATCATACAAGAGAAGGGCAAAGCCCTAACAGCAACACGATTAGTGTGACTCAAACACAGATCACACCTGGGGCGACGAACACCCTGATCATCAAACCAGCACACGGGACAggttgttattgatgtgaataatTAGGAAGTTAAAAGGGAATATAGTGAAAAGTAGAAATAATGCAAAATAGTTGGGTTAGGTTATAGTTGAGTGGTGAGTTTTAAAGAAGGTTTAATTCTCATTTATGCACCCCATGTTATTAATCAATGGGACTCccactttttttctttcttttccatttctctCAACTTGCCCCCAATTTCAATGCCAACAACTCCTAAAAGGGTAAAACAAGGTTAATTcccattttatttatgttcattAAACTCATCGGTTTGGTCAGCTTTTCATAAACAGTGATTTAACTAATCAACCTTTAATTATAATCGAATTGATTCACTGATCAATATAAATTTAGCTAACCTAATTGTTAAACGAAATTCAATAATAGTGGGttggtttaattaatttaatcaaagtttaaattgaattttgctGACCCTTAATTATAATGATTGtcttcatataaaaatatatatgtttagttTTATAGGTAATTTCGGTCTAATAAACCATCGATTCTCGATTAATCTgatgttttaatatattcaataatcaaaataatttcgaaagaaaaattaaaatttattagtagaaaaaacctaaaatatttgacatatgtataataattaaataaaaataatttttatatttgtttttgaagtcactttcaaatttcaataagAATATTCAGTAATTATTAACTtactaaaaattctaatttgAACAAAATTGTATCTTAATATGGAACgaaattcaaaatagaaatatttgaataaaataaattataagaatGATTTATATTATACACAATGGACCATCAATTTTGATAGTAACTGGGGAGCTTCAGTTTACAACAACTAACCTAATAAGGACCCACAAGTTGTCATTATCTTATTTATATAATGTTAAAATGTGCTTTAGGTCCCTTTGCTTTttgtatatttagaatttagtcatcttattttttattttaaataatttttttacattttttaatttaaaaatacaagttcaattgttaattctattaaaattattgttttattatatggCTACAATAAGAATCGTTTAGCACAAACGGATAACCTAATAACTATGATAAATCTAGATAGGGCTTAGCCAAGGATGAAGTTAGGGAGGACTGagataaaattctaaaatttcaaggGGGCCAAagctataaattttattcttggagagcaaaaattacaaaacttccatttatttgaatgattaaaGGACTTAAATGAACAATTAATAGTTGAGAGGAACAATTAAAGATATTTTCCCACTTGATCAATGAGGGCCAAGGCCTCTACTTTGGGAATCCATATCGGTGGGattcgaatttgacatctcAAAATTCTTAGAATTTCTACTTTACCATTAAGCTAAAGTCTCGATGACTTTGAATACCATAGAAGCTAAATCGACTCATGATATTCAAGAGCACGAACTATAaagatatcaaaatttttaatacctCAACTTTACTATTTCGACCAAGACTTCATTCCAActcgtattattatttaataataaaaaatacattaactAGAAAGTAGATTTCAAATGTAACTACCATTTATAACCGTTAATATAAAGCCGTGATGGTCCATGAAAGTAATTTATTTAGaagttgagaaaaataaaatgttaggGCCCATATCATATTGTCTTGTGTATTTTtgcattaaatattaaataattttattaaaagggtaaaatttttaaaatagatatagtaattttgaaaaataaaaatataaccctaagtgaataaatgaatatatgtatacaataaattaacaataatgttaaattttatatcaatatatagagctttaaattataaataaagttaaaatatgctataatttttatacatttttgtcattttactttttaaatttaaaatgtaagtcCAATTGTTATCTTGttcaaaaaattgaattatgtttaCAATTGGatcgaattttgaaaaatgaaaagtataaggacCGAATAGaaacttataacatattttaacttatagGTAAACGATGAATATCAAGAAagttgaatggtaaatacggTTTGGGTAGACTTggtaatattaatataaaaaacttaaaatatgatatgaaatacaATAAAAAACGACATCGGGCTTTTAGTTCGATCTCTAAACATCATTATTCTCActctttatataaaaaaaccgacaaaaatgatattaaaataacacaaatatttgaatgaataaaaatttatataaaactataaaatatgaGATAGAGATTTTTGAATTAAGGTTGAAGGTTTTGGAGTATGACATATAGCCGTTTGGAGGGGGGAaagttgaagaaaaaaagaCAGAAACCACTTTTGCCTTTTGGTCCTTTTTTagtgtaaaaaaaaatgaagcacTATTCTCTTATCTACTATTTTGACCTTTTCTTGTTGTTTGAACATAAAGCCCTTTTGTCTGAATTTTGCATGAATCCTAGGAATTGTTTAATTACATGAAAATGTAAAAAGTTGATGGTGCTTTAGGTAAAAAAAACAAGTGAGCCAGTTTGAAATTTCCAACCGTTAGTTTATTCTTTGTagagagataaaataatatttagtctctaaattcgggaatttttttaatttgatccctaaatttgttttagtctacattagttttaaaatttagtagtTTTTCGTTAAGATACGATGAATGTAGTGACGTCATCACAGTCTATACTTTGATGGAATTTAAGttcagagagaaaaaaaagttaagtttgagattaatatgaataaaaaattcagatattaagttgagaaaaaaatcaaattcaaatactaAATGTTGGTTTATTCCGTATTGTTTGACTTTATAAAATGAGAGACATGCAtcatttattttgaaacttaattcaattggttgtaattatagatataaaagtaaatcggtaaactattaaaatagccattttgtttatttcaggttacattttagtcacttatatttgaaatgttatattttaatcacttatgttattgtgttgtaacattttagtcactgagccattaatTTCCATTAACCGTGTAACGGTAAACTgatgtggcacattaaatcatcatttcaaacaaaaaatttaagttaaattctataattggtccctatatttttttcattttgagaaattttttttctttcatgttcttctaactttcttttttttttcctttatttttcattctcttctgcttctccttttgttttcctcccttctccatttcttttaacgtagtttttctatgtttgacatttgttaaaactaatctctatacttttattttttagaaaaatttaatttttcgagTGAGAAAGTTTGctgactagttttaacaaatggaaaacatagaaaaactacgttaaaagaaatgaagaagtgaggaaaacagagggagatgcagaagagaatgaaaaaaaaagttaaaagaagataaaaggaaaaaaattaaattgcttaaaatgaaaaaatatagagactaattaaaaaatttaacc
This genomic window from Gossypium raimondii isolate GPD5lz chromosome 10, ASM2569854v1, whole genome shotgun sequence contains:
- the LOC105776572 gene encoding uncharacterized protein LOC105776572, translating into METPVKYMCILVFVVSMTIAGFNGVDGTSNYYGPCGKHDIEKEAQKLAPCTYAAKYFRAPVSERCCTIMEKKLNNPSCLCAILQSRTAYNAGVRPEAAVTIPKRCNIAVRPVGHKCGAFPFV
- the LOC105776571 gene encoding uncharacterized protein LOC105776571 is translated as MTTSIHVTALDSVVNVNSLFTLAVFIGLAWNPYDPSNTLVEPNSGCAPTSKIAEDLIKFHVYSFSSFLFSSLVALAIKQAIKLSKPHTFNIHVTFRGSEFLEHVDVNKTLLRVGMVVSGAGSVAGCVFLMLALVNVVQIKVGTLACGSGHAFAAVVPLVILVPLALLIYVCVGLYAFTR
- the LOC105776569 gene encoding rop guanine nucleotide exchange factor 5, which translates into the protein MEPLLKKKGDWSESVSGSNGGESKESSSNSSSSGSSSDKVRGSGSPPLLGWPIRRAITTTPSKNSDVCNGDDDKVGNQVDKFKKIGSRINEIDMMKERFAKLLLGEDMSGSGKGVCTALAISNAITNLCATIFGQLWRLEPISEEKKSMWKREMEWLVCVSDHIVELIPSWQNFPDGSKLEVMTCRPRSDIVINLAALRKLDTMLVDILDSFTNTEFWYVDQGIIAPDADGSASFRQTLQRQEEKWWLPVPRVPAGGLSDDSRKQLNHTRECTNQILKAAMAINSISLTEMEVPDSYLDTLPKNGRACLGDLIYRYITSDQFSAECLLDFLDLSSEHVALEIANRVEAAIYVWRRRSHSKPPINPNRSTAKSSWEMVKDLMVDGDKREFLAERAETLLLCLKQRFPGLTQTTLDTSKIQCNKDVGKSILESYSRVLESLAYNIVARIDDLLYVDDLTKHSDKLSSVPTVSVITHKKVSIPYTVPVLNSSTPYKTSISTPSFSPAPLISPAKGERSPFLKENNHNSNNNIIKPHRRGFGVKRVLTNYLGVDTKAKICGNPTTDSTSILKNSNSTENTGNQKGHQIISKQSSANQNGTKTRQIPPRYTVT